The following proteins come from a genomic window of Citrobacter europaeus:
- the purR gene encoding HTH-type transcriptional repressor PurR, with translation MATIKDVAKRANVSTTTVSHVINKTRFVAEETRNAVWAAIKELHYSPSAVARSLKVNHTKSIGLLATSSEAAYFAEIIEAVEKNCFQKGYTLILGNAWNSLEKQQAYLSMMAQKRVDGLLVMCSEYPEPLLTMLEEYRHIPMVVMDWGEAKADFTDTVIDNAFEGGYMAGRYLVERGHREIGVIPGPMERNTGAGRLAGFMKAMEEALIKVPENWIVQGDFEPESGYRAMQQILSQSHRPTAVFCGGDIMAMGALCAADEMGLRVPQDVSLIGYDNVRNARFFTPALTTIHQPKDSLGETAFNMLLDRIVNKREESQSIEVHPRLVERRSVADGPFRDYRR, from the coding sequence ATGGCAACAATTAAAGATGTAGCGAAGCGAGCAAACGTTTCCACTACAACCGTATCACACGTAATTAACAAAACGCGCTTTGTCGCGGAAGAAACGCGTAATGCTGTCTGGGCGGCGATCAAAGAGCTGCACTATTCTCCGAGCGCAGTGGCACGCAGCCTGAAGGTGAATCACACCAAGTCTATTGGCTTGTTGGCCACCAGCAGCGAAGCGGCCTATTTCGCTGAAATTATCGAAGCCGTTGAGAAAAACTGTTTCCAGAAAGGCTATACCCTGATTCTGGGTAACGCATGGAACAGTCTCGAAAAACAGCAGGCCTATCTGTCGATGATGGCGCAAAAGCGCGTTGATGGTCTGCTGGTGATGTGTTCCGAGTATCCGGAGCCGCTGCTGACGATGCTCGAAGAGTATCGCCATATTCCGATGGTCGTCATGGACTGGGGCGAAGCAAAAGCCGACTTTACCGATACGGTCATTGATAACGCCTTCGAAGGCGGTTACATGGCAGGTCGGTATCTGGTAGAACGTGGTCATCGTGAGATTGGCGTGATCCCTGGCCCAATGGAACGTAACACCGGAGCCGGGCGTCTGGCTGGTTTTATGAAAGCGATGGAAGAAGCGCTGATTAAAGTGCCTGAAAACTGGATTGTGCAGGGCGATTTTGAACCTGAGTCCGGCTATCGCGCCATGCAGCAAATTTTGTCACAGTCGCATCGTCCGACCGCCGTCTTCTGTGGTGGCGATATTATGGCGATGGGTGCACTGTGCGCCGCTGACGAGATGGGACTGCGCGTACCGCAGGATGTCTCGCTTATCGGGTACGACAACGTGCGCAACGCCCGCTTCTTCACGCCGGCCCTGACGACTATTCACCAGCCGAAAGATTCGCTGGGTGAAACGGCCTTCAACATGTTGTTAGACCGTATCGTGAATAAGCGCGAAGAGTCACAATCTATCGAGGTGCATCCGCGTCTGGTAGAACGCCGCTCGGTTGCCGACGGCCCGTTCCGCGATTACCGCCGCTAA
- the ynhF gene encoding stress response protein YnhF, with protein sequence MSTDLKFSLVTTIIVLGLIVASGLTAALH encoded by the coding sequence ATGAGCACCGATCTGAAATTTTCGTTAGTAACTACCATTATTGTTCTGGGCTTGATCGTCGCGAGTGGCCTGACCGCAGCGCTGCATTGA
- a CDS encoding MFS transporter produces the protein MKLNFPLLALAIGAFGIGTTEFSPMGLLPVIAKGVDVSIPAAGMLISAYAVGVMVGAPLMTLLLSHRARRNALIFLMAIFTLGNVLSAISPDYTTLMLSRILTSLNHGAFFGLGSVVAASVVPKHKQASAVATMFMGLTIANIGGVPAATWLGETIGWRMSFMATAGLGVIAMVSLFFSLPKGGAGERPDVRSELAVLMRPQVLSALLTTVLGAGAMFTLYTYISPVLHTITHATPAFVTGMLVLIGVGFSIGNYFGGKLADRSVNGTLKGFLLLLMVIMLAIPLLARNELGAAVSMVVWGAATFAVVPPLQMRVMRVASEAPGLSSSVNIGAFNLGNALGAAAGGAVISGGLGYSFVPVMGAIVAGLALLLVFISARKQPEEVCTATH, from the coding sequence ATGAAACTCAATTTTCCATTACTGGCGCTGGCGATCGGCGCGTTTGGCATTGGTACCACCGAATTTTCGCCAATGGGATTATTGCCCGTCATAGCCAAAGGTGTGGATGTCTCGATTCCGGCGGCCGGCATGTTGATCAGCGCGTATGCGGTTGGCGTAATGGTGGGCGCTCCGCTGATGACATTATTGCTGTCTCATCGTGCGCGACGTAATGCGTTGATATTCCTGATGGCGATTTTTACGCTGGGTAACGTGCTCTCGGCTATCTCACCGGATTACACCACGCTGATGTTATCGCGTATTTTGACCAGTCTGAATCACGGGGCATTTTTTGGTCTTGGCTCTGTGGTTGCTGCAAGCGTGGTACCCAAACATAAGCAGGCCAGCGCCGTGGCAACCATGTTTATGGGGTTAACCATTGCCAATATTGGCGGAGTTCCGGCGGCAACCTGGCTTGGTGAAACCATCGGCTGGCGCATGTCGTTTATGGCAACGGCGGGTCTTGGGGTCATCGCGATGGTCAGCCTGTTCTTCTCATTACCCAAAGGTGGGGCAGGAGAGCGCCCGGATGTCCGTAGTGAACTGGCGGTACTTATGCGCCCGCAGGTGCTGTCGGCACTGCTGACGACCGTTCTGGGCGCCGGGGCGATGTTCACGCTTTATACCTACATCTCACCGGTGTTGCATACTATCACCCATGCCACACCGGCATTTGTCACCGGTATGCTGGTGCTGATAGGCGTTGGCTTCTCGATCGGTAACTACTTTGGCGGCAAACTGGCTGACCGTTCAGTGAACGGTACGCTGAAAGGCTTTTTACTGCTGTTGATGGTTATTATGCTGGCCATTCCTTTGCTTGCGCGAAATGAGCTGGGCGCGGCGGTCAGTATGGTGGTCTGGGGCGCGGCGACGTTTGCCGTCGTTCCACCGTTGCAGATGCGTGTGATGCGCGTTGCCAGCGAAGCGCCTGGATTATCATCCTCAGTCAATATTGGCGCATTTAACCTGGGGAACGCACTGGGTGCCGCAGCCGGTGGGGCGGTGATTTCCGGTGGTTTAGGCTACAGTTTTGTGCCGGTGATGGGGGCGATTGTGGCGGGGCTTGCGCTGCTGCTGGTCTTTATCTCGGCGCGGAAACAGCCTGAAGAGGTCTG